One window from the genome of Carassius carassius unplaced genomic scaffold, fCarCar2.1 SCAFFOLD_58, whole genome shotgun sequence encodes:
- the pcbp2 gene encoding poly(rC)-binding protein 2 isoform X2, with translation MDSGVIEGGLNVTLTIRLLMHGKEVGSIIGKKGESVKKMREESGARINISEGNCPERIITLAGPTTAIFKAFSMIIEKLEEDISSSMSNSTATSKPPVTLRIVVPASQCGSLIGKGGCKIKEIRESTGAQVQVAGDMLPNSTERAITIAGTPLSIIECVKQICVVMLESPPKGVTIPYRPKPSGSPVIFAGGQAYAVQGQHAIPQPDLTKLHQLAMQQSPFPLAPSSQGFTAGMDATAQTGSHELTIPNDLIGCIIGRQGAKINEIRQMSGAQIKIANPVEGSTDRQVTITGSPASISLAEYLINARLSSEATGMAAN, from the exons ATGGACTCTGGTGTGATTGAAGGAGGACTCAATGTCACGCTCACCATCAGACTGCTCATGCATGGCAAAGAGGTGGGCAGCATCATCGGAAAG AAAGGTGAATCGGTGAAGAAGATGCGAGAGGAG AGCGGCGCTCGGATCAACATCTCTGAAGGGAACTGCCCCGAGCGCATCATCACCCTCGCAGGCCCCACCACTGCCATCTTCAAAGCCTTCTCCATGATCATCGAGAAACTGGAGGAG GACATCAGCAGCTCCATGTCCAACAGCACGGCCACCTCCAAGCCCCCGGTCACGCTGAGGATCGTGGTGCCGGCCAGCCAGTGCGGATCGCTCATCGGCAAGGGCGGCTGCAAGATCAAGGAGATCAGGGAG TCGACAGGAGCTCAGGTCCAGGTGGCTGGAGACATGCTGCCTAACTCTACTGAGAGAGCCATCACGATCGCCGGGACCCCGCTGTCCATCATCGAGTGTGTCAAACAGATCTGTGTGGTCATGCTGGAG TCGCCTCCCAAAGGTGTGACCATCCCTTACCGACCCAAACCCTCAGGATCGCCTGTCATTTTTGCAGGAGGACAG GCATATGCGGTGCAGGGACAACATGCCATTCCTCAGCCTGAT CTCACTAAACTCCACCAGTTGGCGATGCAGCAGAGTCCGTTTCCTTTGGCCCCCAGCAGCCAAGGCTTCACTG CTGGTATGGACGCTACTGCACAGACAGGCTCTCATGAACTGACCATTCCTAATGAT TTGATTGGCTGCATCATTGGTCGCCAAGGTGCCAAGATCAATGAGATTCGTCAGATGTCAGGGGCACAGATCAAGATCGCCAATCCAGTGGAGGGCTCGACCGACCGACAGGTCACCATCACCGGGTCACCCGCCAGCATCAGTCTGGCCGAGTACCTGATCAACGCACG ACTCTCATCCGAGGCGACAGGAATGGCCGCTAACTGA
- the pcbp2 gene encoding poly(rC)-binding protein 2 isoform X1 produces the protein MDSGVIEGGLNVTLTIRLLMHGKEVGSIIGKKGESVKKMREESGARINISEGNCPERIITLAGPTTAIFKAFSMIIEKLEEDISSSMSNSTATSKPPVTLRIVVPASQCGSLIGKGGCKIKEIRESTGAQVQVAGDMLPNSTERAITIAGTPLSIIECVKQICVVMLESPPKGVTIPYRPKPSGSPVIFAGGQAYAVQGQHAIPQPDLTKLHQLAMQQSPFPLAPSSQGFTGKSLSQKLLLCVCSFHWLMQLIVFLCSAAGMDATAQTGSHELTIPNDLIGCIIGRQGAKINEIRQMSGAQIKIANPVEGSTDRQVTITGSPASISLAEYLINARLSSEATGMAAN, from the exons ATGGACTCTGGTGTGATTGAAGGAGGACTCAATGTCACGCTCACCATCAGACTGCTCATGCATGGCAAAGAGGTGGGCAGCATCATCGGAAAG AAAGGTGAATCGGTGAAGAAGATGCGAGAGGAG AGCGGCGCTCGGATCAACATCTCTGAAGGGAACTGCCCCGAGCGCATCATCACCCTCGCAGGCCCCACCACTGCCATCTTCAAAGCCTTCTCCATGATCATCGAGAAACTGGAGGAG GACATCAGCAGCTCCATGTCCAACAGCACGGCCACCTCCAAGCCCCCGGTCACGCTGAGGATCGTGGTGCCGGCCAGCCAGTGCGGATCGCTCATCGGCAAGGGCGGCTGCAAGATCAAGGAGATCAGGGAG TCGACAGGAGCTCAGGTCCAGGTGGCTGGAGACATGCTGCCTAACTCTACTGAGAGAGCCATCACGATCGCCGGGACCCCGCTGTCCATCATCGAGTGTGTCAAACAGATCTGTGTGGTCATGCTGGAG TCGCCTCCCAAAGGTGTGACCATCCCTTACCGACCCAAACCCTCAGGATCGCCTGTCATTTTTGCAGGAGGACAG GCATATGCGGTGCAGGGACAACATGCCATTCCTCAGCCTGAT CTCACTAAACTCCACCAGTTGGCGATGCAGCAGAGTCCGTTTCCTTTGGCCCCCAGCAGCCAAGGCTTCACTGGTAAATCCCTCTCTCAGAAACTATTGCTCTGCGTCTGCTCTTTTCATTGGCTGATGCAGTTGATTGTGTTTCTCTGCTCTGCAGCTGGTATGGACGCTACTGCACAGACAGGCTCTCATGAACTGACCATTCCTAATGAT TTGATTGGCTGCATCATTGGTCGCCAAGGTGCCAAGATCAATGAGATTCGTCAGATGTCAGGGGCACAGATCAAGATCGCCAATCCAGTGGAGGGCTCGACCGACCGACAGGTCACCATCACCGGGTCACCCGCCAGCATCAGTCTGGCCGAGTACCTGATCAACGCACG ACTCTCATCCGAGGCGACAGGAATGGCCGCTAACTGA